Proteins from a genomic interval of Vreelandella profundi:
- a CDS encoding PA0069 family radical SAM protein: MASLGQPFQPNHYKGRGATYDPHNRFAPTQSIAEDDGWWREEASATIATEVREEVSKSALSWNKSPDLPFDRSLNPYRGCEHGCVYCYARPSHAYWDLSPGLDFETKLIARSGLVEQLSEELCHPSYVCRPINLSGNTDCYQPLEATHQTTRRLLELLLACRHPVTIVTKSTLVLRDLELLAEMAEHRLVRVFVSLTSLDANLKRTLEPRAASPQARLRAIRELNTAGIPVGTLISPVIPGLTDHEIEKLLEAASRAGARTAAWMLLRLPYEVAPLFEAWLETHYPERAAKVMSLMRQCRGGKIYDAQFGKRFRGEGVFADLIAQRFARASRQWKMQDRTEQGLNTRDFRPPRAQGDLFI; the protein is encoded by the coding sequence ATGGCATCTCTTGGCCAGCCTTTCCAGCCAAACCACTACAAGGGCCGCGGTGCGACGTATGATCCGCACAACCGCTTTGCGCCGACACAAAGCATCGCAGAAGACGACGGATGGTGGCGTGAGGAAGCGTCCGCGACCATTGCCACAGAAGTGCGTGAGGAAGTTAGCAAGAGCGCACTGTCGTGGAATAAATCGCCGGATTTACCTTTTGACCGCTCATTAAATCCTTATCGCGGCTGCGAGCATGGCTGCGTTTACTGCTATGCCCGCCCTTCCCATGCCTACTGGGATCTGTCGCCTGGGTTAGATTTTGAAACCAAGCTGATTGCCCGCAGCGGTTTGGTTGAGCAATTATCAGAGGAGCTTTGCCACCCCAGCTATGTGTGCAGGCCAATTAATCTTTCCGGCAATACTGACTGTTATCAACCTTTAGAGGCTACCCATCAAACCACCCGCCGGTTGTTGGAACTGTTATTAGCGTGCCGCCACCCCGTCACCATTGTGACCAAAAGCACCTTAGTGCTGCGTGATTTAGAGCTATTGGCCGAGATGGCCGAGCACCGCTTGGTGCGTGTTTTTGTTAGCTTGACCAGCCTGGATGCCAACTTAAAACGCACCTTAGAGCCACGCGCGGCGTCGCCCCAGGCACGTTTGAGAGCGATACGAGAACTGAATACGGCGGGCATTCCGGTGGGAACGCTGATTTCGCCGGTGATACCAGGGCTTACGGATCACGAAATCGAAAAACTATTGGAAGCCGCCAGCCGCGCCGGTGCACGCACCGCGGCCTGGATGCTGCTGCGCTTGCCCTATGAAGTCGCACCGCTGTTTGAAGCGTGGTTGGAAACACACTACCCAGAGCGGGCCGCTAAAGTCATGAGCCTAATGCGCCAATGCCGGGGCGGGAAGATATACGACGCTCAGTTCGGTAAACGCTTTCGCGGTGAAGGCGTCTTTGCAGATTTGATCGCGCAACGCTTCGCCCGCGCCAGCCGCCAATGGAAGATGCAGGATCGCACCGAGCAGGGCTTAAACACGCGCGATTTTCGTCCACCACGGGCGCAGGGAGATTTATTCATTTAA
- a CDS encoding YeaC family protein, whose translation MSEMTFEKMINQMTPAIYESLKQAVSLRKWPDGRRLTPEQTELCLEAVMRYESENNVPEENRVGYLEQRTCGAATTGAGVTPEMAGLARDATRD comes from the coding sequence ATGAGCGAAATGACCTTCGAAAAAATGATTAATCAAATGACGCCGGCGATCTATGAGAGCCTGAAGCAGGCGGTCTCGTTACGTAAGTGGCCCGATGGCCGCCGGCTAACGCCGGAACAAACCGAGCTGTGCTTGGAAGCCGTGATGCGCTATGAATCAGAAAATAACGTGCCTGAAGAGAATCGCGTGGGCTACTTAGAGCAGCGCACCTGCGGTGCGGCGACGACGGGCGCAGGCGTAACGCCAGAAATGGCGGGCTTAGCGCGGGATGCAACGCGTGATTGA
- a CDS encoding SDR family oxidoreductase, giving the protein MSKVVIVTGGGRGIGAATSLLLGAKGYAVCVNYLANQERAKEVVDSIVRGGGRAFACQADVSKEADVIRLFDAAETHLGSVTHLVNNAGVLFTQSKLVDIDFERFKQVMSSNVDSCFLCCREAIRRFEQGSAIVNVSSRASQTGSPFEYVDYAVSKGAMDTLTKGLSLEVAALGIRVNAVRPGSIYTDMHADGGEPGRVDRLAPQIPMQRGGTAEEVANSIAWLLSDEASYVTGSFIDVAGGR; this is encoded by the coding sequence ATGTCGAAAGTAGTCATCGTGACAGGAGGAGGCCGAGGTATTGGAGCGGCCACGTCATTACTGCTTGGCGCCAAAGGCTATGCGGTGTGTGTCAACTATCTGGCTAATCAAGAGCGAGCAAAAGAGGTGGTTGATTCCATTGTACGTGGCGGCGGCCGAGCCTTTGCTTGTCAAGCGGATGTCAGCAAGGAAGCTGACGTCATCCGCTTGTTTGATGCGGCAGAGACGCACCTTGGAAGCGTGACCCACTTGGTTAACAATGCGGGTGTTTTGTTTACGCAATCTAAGTTAGTTGATATCGACTTTGAACGCTTCAAACAGGTTATGAGTAGCAACGTCGACAGCTGTTTTCTGTGTTGCAGAGAAGCTATCCGGCGCTTTGAGCAAGGCAGTGCGATCGTCAATGTCTCTTCGCGCGCCTCACAAACAGGCTCGCCCTTTGAATACGTTGACTACGCCGTATCGAAAGGAGCCATGGACACGCTGACTAAAGGATTATCTTTAGAAGTTGCCGCCTTGGGTATTCGTGTCAACGCCGTTCGCCCCGGATCTATCTACACCGATATGCATGCCGATGGTGGCGAGCCAGGGCGGGTTGATCGCTTGGCACCGCAGATTCCTATGCAGCGTGGCGGTACCGCTGAGGAAGTGGCGAATAGCATCGCTTGGTTACTGTCGGATGAAGCCTCTTATGTGACGGGATCATTTATTGATGTAGCGGGCGGGCGGTAA
- a CDS encoding AzlD domain-containing protein → MSLSPVWQSLFAIVLMVVIGYGSRILGLLIMARIPLSPNTRLFIDAMSSSVLIAIITPIIVHGDGGTRFAALMAGAVAIILKSPLASIAVGIICAASWRWWFVT, encoded by the coding sequence GTGAGTTTGTCACCAGTATGGCAATCGCTATTCGCCATCGTGCTGATGGTAGTTATCGGCTACGGGTCTCGAATTTTGGGACTACTCATTATGGCCCGCATACCATTAAGCCCTAACACTCGTCTGTTTATTGACGCCATGTCTAGCTCAGTGCTTATTGCCATCATCACCCCCATCATTGTGCATGGTGACGGCGGAACCCGGTTTGCTGCTTTAATGGCAGGCGCTGTCGCTATTATCTTAAAAAGTCCTCTGGCATCAATTGCCGTTGGCATTATATGTGCGGCAAGCTGGCGTTGGTGGTTTGTTACATAA
- a CDS encoding rhomboid family intramembrane serine protease: protein MHPVMLLPDHADTSELRQALWRHRIGHRITNEADGQLLWIADPRQQSELTALVEQWKQGEPLTLQQTTKPPRSMANSLASLRQVPVTSLMIIISVVVFALIEVLGNQLIVALTIVPVGISGGELSFGNLSQMLSSGQVWRLLSPAFLHFGLMHLIFNLMWVWYFGRQIEALQGSRTMLLLLIVAGIGANIAQYMTGTVLFGGMSGVVYALLAHVWLMSRRVPQSGFFVPQMLVVFMLGWMVFTMTGLAGSVGFGNVANEAHLGGLLVGLVTGWYYSSRRLKNS, encoded by the coding sequence ATGCATCCAGTGATGCTTTTGCCCGATCACGCGGATACGAGCGAACTGCGCCAAGCTCTATGGCGACACCGTATTGGTCACCGCATTACCAACGAGGCCGACGGCCAGCTATTATGGATCGCCGACCCACGCCAGCAGAGTGAACTCACTGCGCTTGTCGAGCAGTGGAAGCAGGGTGAACCCTTAACGCTTCAACAAACGACTAAGCCCCCGCGTTCTATGGCCAACTCGCTCGCATCGCTGCGCCAAGTGCCGGTCACGTCGCTGATGATTATTATTAGCGTGGTGGTGTTTGCACTGATCGAAGTGCTGGGCAATCAGCTAATCGTTGCCTTAACCATCGTGCCCGTTGGCATTTCTGGTGGTGAGCTGTCGTTCGGTAATCTGTCGCAGATGCTTTCTTCAGGACAAGTCTGGCGCTTACTATCGCCGGCTTTTCTACACTTTGGCTTGATGCATCTCATCTTTAACTTGATGTGGGTGTGGTATTTCGGTCGTCAGATTGAAGCCTTACAAGGCAGCCGCACCATGCTTTTACTGCTTATTGTTGCCGGTATCGGTGCGAACATCGCTCAATATATGACCGGTACCGTGCTTTTTGGTGGCATGTCAGGCGTGGTGTATGCCCTGTTAGCACACGTTTGGCTGATGTCGCGCCGAGTACCCCAAAGCGGCTTTTTTGTGCCTCAAATGTTAGTGGTATTTATGCTGGGCTGGATGGTCTTTACCATGACGGGCCTGGCAGGCAGCGTTGGCTTTGGCAATGTCGCTAATGAAGCGCATTTGGGCGGCCTACTCGTGGGCCTTGTCACAGGCTGGTATTATTCGTCCCGCCGTTTGAAAAACAGTTAA
- a CDS encoding metallophosphoesterase, with amino-acid sequence MQRQTQGKLPLEGYDLIGDVHGCGVTLASLLEKLGYHQSHGVYRHPRRKVVFLGDLIDRGPRIRLAVTIARRMVEQGEAYIVMGNHEYNALAYTHPGPAGSHKRWLREHTPRHNRIIQDTLAQYRDYTNEWDDTLAWFKTIPLCLELEGIRVVHACWDEKLIAELKQRRPDCCMDTQFLVESTDPTTQAFRILDRLTRGPHVSLPDGIAIHSGDGFTRQSFRAHFWAQAPQQWGDVVFQPDNLPGDLETRELSDHERQKLSYYGPEQPPLFIGHYWCEGIPALPAHNIACLDYSAVKYGRLVAYRWSGEATLNADHFAWVKVPKEERMLPKPWEIDFD; translated from the coding sequence ATGCAGCGTCAAACGCAGGGCAAGCTCCCGCTAGAAGGCTACGACCTGATTGGTGATGTGCATGGATGTGGCGTTACGCTTGCCTCGTTACTAGAAAAACTGGGCTATCACCAAAGTCACGGCGTTTATCGACACCCGCGCCGAAAAGTTGTTTTCTTAGGTGATTTGATTGATCGCGGGCCGCGTATTCGCCTAGCGGTGACTATCGCTCGTCGGATGGTGGAGCAGGGCGAGGCATATATTGTGATGGGTAATCACGAATATAACGCCTTGGCATATACTCACCCGGGGCCTGCGGGCAGCCATAAGCGGTGGCTGCGCGAGCATACGCCCAGGCACAACCGTATTATTCAAGACACCCTGGCGCAGTACCGCGATTACACCAATGAATGGGACGATACGCTGGCGTGGTTTAAAACCATTCCGCTATGCCTAGAGTTAGAAGGCATTCGCGTGGTGCACGCTTGCTGGGACGAGAAACTGATTGCCGAGCTTAAGCAGCGCCGCCCTGACTGCTGCATGGATACGCAATTTTTAGTGGAATCGACGGATCCGACTACGCAGGCGTTTCGTATTTTAGATCGCTTAACCCGAGGCCCGCATGTCTCTTTACCTGACGGCATTGCAATTCACTCAGGCGATGGTTTTACTCGGCAAAGTTTTCGCGCTCATTTTTGGGCTCAGGCGCCGCAGCAGTGGGGGGATGTTGTCTTTCAGCCGGATAACTTACCCGGCGATCTTGAAACTCGCGAACTATCAGACCACGAGCGCCAGAAACTTAGTTATTATGGCCCTGAGCAGCCTCCGTTATTTATTGGTCATTATTGGTGCGAAGGTATACCGGCACTGCCTGCCCACAATATCGCCTGTTTAGACTATAGCGCGGTTAAATATGGGCGTTTGGTCGCTTATCGCTGGAGTGGAGAGGCGACGTTAAATGCCGATCACTTTGCTTGGGTGAAGGTGCCTAAAGAAGAGCGGATGCTTCCTAAACCATGGGAAATAGATTTCGATTAG
- a CDS encoding DUF2797 domain-containing protein: protein MQRVIEAAIQGCLSKMAVALPARQDDQVVYHLRAGEHRVALNERIGEPISLRWTGAIACTHCGRATKKSFAQGHCYPCFKRLAQCDTCIMKPETCHFFQGTCREPEWGERHCFQPHVVYLANSSGIKVGITRNTQMPTRWLDQGAIQALPILEVDTRQQSGFVEMLFKEQVSDRTNWRAMLKGDVDVMDLSAERDRLLSLLSSGLSQLRDTHGADAIRTLDQPAHHFHYPVSVFPKKVASHNFDKQPLVEGLLQGIKGQYLILDSGVINLRKFTGYEIQVS, encoded by the coding sequence ATGCAACGCGTGATTGAAGCGGCAATACAAGGTTGTTTAAGCAAAATGGCGGTCGCGTTACCAGCCCGCCAAGATGATCAAGTGGTCTACCATTTACGTGCCGGTGAACATCGCGTTGCGCTTAACGAGCGCATTGGTGAGCCGATTAGCCTACGTTGGACAGGCGCCATTGCATGTACTCACTGCGGGCGAGCCACGAAGAAGAGTTTTGCCCAGGGCCACTGTTATCCGTGTTTCAAACGATTAGCGCAGTGCGATACCTGCATTATGAAGCCTGAAACCTGCCACTTTTTTCAAGGCACCTGCCGCGAGCCTGAGTGGGGCGAGCGCCATTGCTTTCAGCCTCACGTGGTGTATTTGGCCAACTCTTCCGGCATCAAGGTAGGCATTACGCGCAACACACAGATGCCTACCCGTTGGCTAGATCAAGGCGCGATTCAGGCGCTGCCTATTCTTGAAGTGGATACTCGTCAGCAGTCAGGGTTCGTCGAAATGCTGTTCAAAGAGCAGGTGTCAGACCGCACTAACTGGCGAGCCATGCTTAAGGGCGATGTCGACGTCATGGATTTAAGCGCCGAGCGTGACCGTTTGCTAAGCCTGTTATCCAGTGGCTTGAGCCAGTTGCGTGATACCCATGGCGCAGACGCTATTCGCACGCTAGATCAGCCAGCGCATCATTTTCACTATCCGGTTAGCGTCTTTCCAAAAAAAGTCGCGTCGCATAACTTTGATAAGCAGCCGCTGGTGGAAGGCCTGCTGCAGGGGATTAAAGGGCAGTATTTGATACTCGATAGCGGCGTGATTAACCTGCGTAAATTCACGGGTTACGAGATTCAGGTGAGTTAG
- a CDS encoding YqaE/Pmp3 family membrane protein: protein MDAREYLNRKGVGVERDADRPNTLEEKAWERARGAGFKRPKSGTPHDWEDWERHHDDLAEGAETLEQKIDKDAHRSTQEQAAQVPARPASASVEHFTPPPVAASEQQHPQQPASEQVAAPTAGLALAYQALALLLPPLAVGLTQGGAKRVAIAAVLTVAGWLPGVAYAFWWLQRR from the coding sequence ATGGATGCACGTGAGTATTTAAACCGGAAAGGGGTGGGCGTTGAGCGGGACGCTGATCGTCCAAATACCTTGGAAGAAAAAGCCTGGGAACGCGCGCGCGGTGCCGGTTTCAAGCGGCCTAAATCCGGGACGCCCCATGATTGGGAAGATTGGGAACGCCACCATGATGATCTTGCGGAAGGTGCTGAGACGTTAGAGCAGAAAATTGACAAAGATGCGCATCGATCTACTCAAGAGCAGGCGGCACAGGTTCCCGCTCGCCCAGCCTCCGCTAGCGTTGAACACTTCACGCCACCGCCAGTGGCCGCCAGTGAGCAGCAGCATCCGCAGCAGCCAGCCTCTGAACAAGTAGCCGCGCCTACTGCGGGCTTAGCGCTGGCCTATCAAGCGCTGGCACTTCTGCTGCCGCCTTTGGCGGTAGGATTAACGCAGGGTGGCGCTAAGCGTGTCGCTATTGCGGCGGTGTTGACAGTGGCGGGCTGGCTGCCCGGCGTTGCCTATGCCTTTTGGTGGCTGCAGCGCCGTTAA
- a CDS encoding carboxylate/amino acid/amine transporter, producing MGYLVGVTALWAFSFSLIGVYLAGQVDSYFAVLLRVSLAMLIFLPFLRPSLLRGKQRLALMALGAVQLGVMYTFFYQSFLLLSVPEVLLFTIFTPIYIALLDDLLFGRFTPIYIVTALLAVIGAGVIRYDGIDSGFWTGFLVVQGANLCFALGQVGYRRLAADLPPTLAWHNVFGWFFIGAMIVALPAYLLFGNSAALPSTPVQWGVLAWLGLVASGVGYFAWNQGATKVDAGTLAVMNNALVPAGLIVNLLIWNRDADIPRLVLGALIMAASLWLNHWWCQRRQAAPAS from the coding sequence ATGGGGTATTTAGTTGGCGTTACAGCGCTTTGGGCTTTTTCCTTTTCGCTAATAGGCGTTTATCTGGCAGGGCAGGTCGATAGCTACTTTGCAGTGCTGTTAAGGGTATCGCTGGCTATGCTGATATTTCTGCCCTTTTTACGGCCAAGCTTGTTGCGAGGTAAGCAGCGTCTGGCGCTAATGGCGCTAGGTGCCGTGCAGCTGGGAGTGATGTATACCTTCTTCTACCAGTCCTTTTTACTGCTATCAGTGCCGGAAGTGCTGCTGTTCACCATCTTTACACCTATTTATATCGCGCTGCTTGATGACTTACTGTTTGGCCGCTTTACGCCGATTTATATTGTGACGGCGCTGCTCGCCGTGATTGGAGCGGGCGTTATACGCTACGACGGCATTGATAGTGGCTTCTGGACGGGCTTTTTAGTCGTGCAGGGGGCCAATCTTTGCTTTGCCCTGGGCCAAGTGGGCTATCGTCGTTTGGCGGCTGATTTGCCGCCTACGCTTGCATGGCACAACGTGTTTGGCTGGTTTTTTATTGGTGCGATGATTGTTGCGCTCCCCGCGTATTTACTCTTTGGCAACAGCGCGGCACTACCAAGCACACCGGTGCAGTGGGGCGTGTTGGCTTGGCTAGGCCTAGTGGCCTCCGGCGTGGGCTACTTTGCTTGGAATCAGGGCGCCACCAAGGTGGATGCGGGCACCCTAGCCGTTATGAACAATGCGCTAGTGCCCGCGGGGTTAATTGTTAATTTATTGATTTGGAACCGCGATGCGGATATTCCGCGTTTGGTATTAGGTGCGCTTATCATGGCCGCATCGCTTTGGTTGAATCACTGGTGGTGCCAGCGTCGGCAGGCGGCGCCGGCCAGCTAA
- a CDS encoding C4-dicarboxylate TRAP transporter substrate-binding protein, with protein sequence MNFKRNVITMAVAALALPVIANSAQASTSFIANSFYDQQHPHSRYGYIEWAEMVKELSNGELQPEVYTGTVLLAPRANLQGIQDNIVQVAHHAAIYTPSEMPVANAVQELGFNYDDPLISILAVTDFSLNNPTQLAEWEELNIVYLGAYSTPPYMMFCREPVRNLEELRGKRIRTAGSTVSAWVEQAGGTPVNVPSSEMYSGLDRGSLDCATNATNDLIDRSLWEVAEHTTLLPTGMYWSGPQWGFNEEFWSGLDDAQRDVFKQATAQAMTRMIVQFISASESAIEEAKELGNNVYEPEADLMDSVVAFREQALANVYDKARDEYGVEDPEALIDDFLRTYEKWQELLEGVDRSDEAALAQLAMDEIYSKLPADYGIY encoded by the coding sequence ATGAACTTCAAGCGCAATGTAATAACAATGGCTGTGGCGGCTTTAGCCTTACCGGTAATAGCAAATTCCGCTCAAGCCTCAACTTCATTTATTGCCAATTCGTTTTATGACCAGCAGCATCCTCACTCCCGCTATGGTTATATCGAATGGGCTGAAATGGTCAAGGAGCTTTCTAATGGAGAGCTTCAGCCCGAGGTTTATACCGGGACTGTACTGCTAGCACCGCGTGCTAATTTGCAGGGTATTCAAGACAATATTGTGCAGGTAGCGCACCATGCGGCTATTTACACGCCTTCCGAAATGCCGGTTGCCAATGCGGTTCAGGAACTGGGGTTTAACTATGATGACCCGCTAATCAGCATACTGGCGGTTACCGACTTTAGCCTGAACAATCCCACCCAGCTAGCTGAGTGGGAAGAGCTTAATATCGTTTATCTGGGAGCTTATAGCACCCCACCGTACATGATGTTTTGCAGGGAGCCGGTGCGTAATCTTGAAGAGCTGCGCGGCAAGCGTATCCGCACCGCAGGTTCAACGGTGTCTGCCTGGGTAGAACAAGCGGGCGGTACTCCAGTAAATGTTCCTTCCAGTGAAATGTATAGTGGTCTTGATCGTGGATCACTGGATTGTGCTACCAACGCGACTAACGACCTGATTGATCGCTCCCTCTGGGAAGTTGCCGAGCATACAACGCTTCTGCCTACCGGCATGTACTGGTCTGGCCCTCAGTGGGGCTTTAACGAAGAGTTTTGGTCAGGCCTTGATGACGCGCAGCGCGATGTTTTCAAGCAAGCTACGGCCCAAGCCATGACGCGCATGATTGTGCAATTTATTAGCGCTTCAGAGTCTGCTATCGAAGAGGCCAAAGAGCTAGGTAACAACGTCTATGAGCCGGAAGCCGATCTCATGGATTCCGTGGTCGCTTTCCGCGAGCAGGCACTTGCCAACGTCTACGACAAAGCGCGCGATGAGTACGGTGTGGAAGACCCCGAAGCTCTGATTGATGATTTCCTAAGAACTTATGAAAAGTGGCAAGAGCTGCTTGAAGGCGTTGATCGCAGCGATGAAGCTGCCTTGGCCCAGCTGGCGATGGATGAAATCTATAGCAAGCTTCCCGCTGATTACGGCATTTATTAA
- a CDS encoding AzlC family ABC transporter permease — protein sequence MMLPLAAFTVAFGLAFGVAAIHAGIARWEAMLMSVFVFAAPSQFAALELWTTPLPLLALAMTTMAIHTRHLLMSASLYPWLKPLPLPQRFAVIFMLTDSNWAMALGEYQRGERNIGILLGGGIALWAAWVIGTGIGLAFGGGIHQPERFGLDVIMLCFLLVIVIGGNPKVVMILPWLAAALSALLAYWWLPPYLHVMVGALTGGMVAILLPKRWYKAGVL from the coding sequence ATGATGCTTCCTTTGGCCGCTTTCACGGTGGCGTTTGGTTTAGCCTTCGGCGTAGCAGCTATCCATGCAGGCATCGCTCGTTGGGAAGCGATGTTAATGAGCGTGTTTGTATTTGCTGCTCCCTCACAGTTTGCGGCACTTGAACTATGGACAACACCGCTGCCCCTTCTGGCCCTGGCGATGACGACCATGGCCATTCATACCAGACACCTATTAATGAGTGCATCGCTTTATCCTTGGCTCAAGCCATTACCTTTACCGCAGCGATTTGCCGTCATTTTTATGCTAACGGATTCAAATTGGGCCATGGCACTGGGCGAATATCAGCGAGGAGAGCGCAATATTGGCATTCTTCTAGGAGGGGGTATCGCGCTATGGGCTGCCTGGGTAATAGGCACGGGTATAGGCTTGGCATTTGGCGGTGGCATCCATCAACCTGAACGCTTTGGTCTTGACGTGATCATGCTATGTTTTCTGTTGGTGATCGTGATAGGTGGTAACCCAAAGGTAGTAATGATTCTTCCGTGGCTAGCAGCAGCGCTCAGTGCACTGCTAGCCTATTGGTGGCTACCGCCCTATCTACATGTAATGGTTGGCGCACTGACAGGAGGAATGGTCGCCATATTACTTCCCAAACGTTGGTATAAGGCGGGTGTTTTGTGA
- a CDS encoding CBS domain-containing protein, whose translation MNKATMKAAHPNTVRDIMSRDCYRVAPDASITTLAKGLALHRLPGAPVVDATDRLIGFISEQDILGRVLDSIYHDHEAPLVKELMRHEVLSVSPNKSITDLAQEMLGAKPKVYPVVEQQRLVGIVTRRDILVALLTIRCH comes from the coding sequence ATGAACAAAGCAACGATGAAGGCAGCACATCCCAATACCGTTCGCGACATTATGTCCCGGGATTGCTACCGAGTGGCACCAGACGCTTCAATTACTACGTTAGCCAAGGGGTTAGCACTACACCGTTTACCCGGCGCACCGGTCGTTGACGCCACCGATCGCCTAATCGGCTTTATCTCAGAACAGGATATTCTAGGGCGAGTACTCGACAGTATTTATCATGACCATGAAGCACCGCTGGTTAAAGAGCTAATGCGCCATGAGGTGCTCAGCGTATCGCCGAATAAAAGCATTACCGACTTAGCTCAGGAAATGCTTGGCGCCAAACCAAAAGTGTATCCAGTCGTTGAGCAGCAGCGGTTGGTGGGAATCGTCACCCGGCGTGATATCCTGGTGGCACTATTGACTATTCGTTGCCATTAG
- a CDS encoding NAD(+) kinase, whose amino-acid sequence MSNTLLPDTMPSSGGPSEKPFKTIGLIGRLGSDKVVDSLQRLVTYLVAHGYSVLVEDRTATALPQHGQPEASRRVLGELCDLVIVIGGDGSLLGAARTLCRSGTLILGVNRGRLGFLTDISPDELETRVGEVLAGEFEIEQRFLLDAVLYRNGVAVGNGDALNEVVLHPGKAVRMIEFELFIDGQFVYSQRSDGLIVATPTGSTAYALSGGGPIMHPKLDVVTLVPMFPHTLSSRPIVIDAASEIRIHIGETNQTYPHISCDGQTRAVAKPNDVLVITRKPERVQLVHPIGHNFYEVLRSKLGWSHRLGD is encoded by the coding sequence ATGAGCAACACGTTACTTCCAGACACTATGCCTTCTTCAGGCGGCCCGTCAGAAAAACCCTTTAAAACGATTGGGCTGATTGGTCGTTTGGGTAGCGATAAAGTGGTCGACTCCCTTCAGCGGCTGGTGACGTACCTTGTCGCGCACGGCTATAGCGTGCTGGTAGAAGATCGCACAGCCACTGCTTTGCCCCAGCACGGCCAGCCAGAAGCTAGCCGCCGCGTATTGGGAGAGCTATGCGATCTTGTCATTGTGATCGGTGGTGATGGCAGCCTACTGGGCGCGGCGCGCACCCTGTGCCGAAGCGGTACGCTCATTTTAGGCGTTAATCGTGGGCGGCTGGGATTTCTCACCGATATTTCTCCGGATGAACTAGAAACCCGCGTTGGTGAAGTGCTGGCGGGCGAGTTTGAGATTGAACAGCGCTTCCTACTCGATGCGGTGCTTTATCGTAACGGGGTTGCAGTCGGCAATGGCGATGCCCTAAATGAAGTCGTGCTTCATCCTGGTAAAGCGGTACGCATGATTGAGTTTGAGTTGTTTATTGACGGCCAGTTTGTTTATAGCCAGCGCAGCGACGGTTTGATTGTTGCCACGCCAACCGGCTCAACGGCCTATGCGCTATCGGGCGGCGGGCCGATCATGCATCCAAAGCTCGATGTGGTGACGCTAGTGCCGATGTTTCCGCATACGCTGTCGAGTCGGCCCATCGTTATTGATGCTGCCAGCGAAATTCGTATTCACATTGGCGAAACGAACCAAACCTATCCACATATTAGCTGTGATGGACAGACCCGGGCGGTGGCCAAGCCCAATGATGTGCTGGTCATTACACGCAAGCCTGAGCGAGTACAGCTAGTACATCCCATCGGCCATAATTTCTACGAAGTACTGCGCAGCAAGTTAGGCTGGAGCCACCGGTTGGGGGATTAA
- a CDS encoding winged helix-turn-helix domain-containing protein, producing MPDLSKTKSSFYRRLYVAHLIEQGIASVPAIIETTGMPRRTAQDTITSLAELDIECVFTKDEGQRHNIGRYQIQNWGAIDPRWVATHAERLKQVLGYAG from the coding sequence ATGCCCGACCTTAGTAAAACCAAATCAAGCTTTTATAGACGTTTATACGTGGCCCATTTGATTGAGCAAGGCATTGCCAGTGTACCTGCGATAATAGAAACCACCGGCATGCCACGACGCACTGCTCAGGACACGATAACATCGCTTGCCGAACTGGATATTGAGTGTGTATTTACGAAAGACGAGGGCCAACGCCATAACATTGGCCGCTACCAGATTCAAAACTGGGGCGCCATTGACCCCCGCTGGGTAGCCACACATGCTGAACGGTTAAAACAAGTGCTTGGCTATGCAGGTTAG
- a CDS encoding MliC family protein, with protein sequence MKIFVPLTITSILLMSGCATSVQNQVAAQAPAATPSASSLHRYQCESGETIAAAYPSTDTARVQYKGRSYGMQIAVSGSGARYVGDDLEWWAKGSGSGSEGTLFSHLADGTSGGTIERCAEL encoded by the coding sequence TTGAAAATTTTCGTTCCACTGACAATTACTTCAATACTGCTCATGTCGGGCTGTGCAACTTCAGTGCAGAATCAAGTAGCTGCCCAAGCGCCTGCCGCGACACCTTCAGCATCTAGTCTGCACCGCTATCAGTGTGAAAGCGGAGAAACGATAGCCGCTGCCTACCCCTCAACAGACACGGCGAGGGTGCAATACAAGGGTCGAAGCTACGGTATGCAAATTGCAGTTTCTGGCAGCGGGGCGCGCTATGTGGGTGACGATTTAGAGTGGTGGGCCAAAGGCTCTGGCTCGGGATCTGAGGGTACTCTTTTCAGCCACTTGGCTGACGGCACTTCTGGTGGCACCATCGAGCGCTGTGCGGAACTTTGA